The following proteins are encoded in a genomic region of Garra rufa chromosome 22, GarRuf1.0, whole genome shotgun sequence:
- the LOC141298061 gene encoding vitamin D 25-hydroxylase-like, whose translation MVSIKRLTCLFSLSWEQTIICLGSLFITLFILLVIRQLVKQRRPRGFPPGPTPLPMIGNILSLATEPHVYMKRQSDIHGQIFSLDLGGISTVILNGYDAIKECLYHQSEVFADRPSLPLFQKMTKMGGLLNCKYGRGWMEHHKLAVNCFRYFGSGQRMFERISEECLFFLDAIDQHQGRPFNPKHLVTNAVSNITNLIIFGQRFTYDDSDFQHMIEIFSENVELAASGWAFLYNAFPWMEYVPFGKHQKLFRNANEVYDFLLQIIKRFSRDRVPQSPQHYIDAYLDEMEQSATDKATSFSQDNLIFSVGELIIAGTETTTNCLRWAMLYMALYPRIQEKVQMEIDCVLNGRPPALEDKQRMPYVEAVLHEVLRLCNVVPLGIFRATSQDAVVRGYTIPRGTMVITNLYSVHFDEKYWSDPSIFCPERFLDCNGKFVRHEAFLPFSIGKRHCLGEQLARLEMFLFFTTMLQRFHLQFPEGLIPSLSPKLGMTLQPRPYSICAIRRQQ comes from the exons ATGGTATCGATTAAACGCTTGACATGTCTGTTCTCTCTGTCTTGGGAGCAAACTATCATATGTTTGGGCAGTTTGTTCATTACACTCTTCATTTTGCTGGTGATTCGCCAGCTCGTAAAGCAGCGGAGACCCCGAGGGTTTCCCCCTGGACCGACACCTTTACCCATGATAGGGAATATTCTGTCCCTAGCCACAGAGCCTCACGTCTACATGAAAAGGCAGAGTGATATCCACGGACAG ATTTTCAGTCTAGACCTCGGAGGAATCTCGACTGTTATTCTAAATGGTTATGATGCCATTAAAGAGTGCCTATATCACCAAAGTGAGGTTTTTGCAGACCGTCCATCCCTCCCTTTATTTCAGAAGATGACAAAAATGGGAG GCCTTCTGAACTGCAAATACGGCCGAGGCTGGATGGAACACCACAAATTGGCTGTGAACTGCTTCCGCTACTTTGGCAGCGGTCAGCGGATGTTTGAGAGGATTTCCGAAGAGTGCCTGTTTTTTCTCGACGCCATTGACCAGCATCAGGGGAGGCCCTTTAACCCTAAACATCTTGTGACCAATGCTGTCTCCAACATCACCAACCTCATTATCTTCGGGCAGCGGTTTACCTACGATGACAGCGATTTCCAGCACATGATTGAGATCTTCAGTGAGAATGTGGAGCTGGCAGCCAGCGGCTGGGCTTTCCTGTACAACGCCTTCCCCTGGATGGAGTACGTGCCTTTTGGGAAGCACCAAAAGCTCTTTCGCAATGCCAACGAGGTGTACGACTTCCTTTTGCAAATCATCAAACGCTTCTCGCGGGATAGAGTGCCCCAGTCGCCTCAACATTACATCGATGCCTACTTGGACGAAATGGAGCAGAGCGCCACTGATAAAGCTACATCTTTCTCTCAAGATAATCTCATTTTCTCTGTTGGAGAACTCATCATCGCAGGCACAGAGACTACTACAAACTGTCTACGCTGGGCTATGCTCTACATGGCTCTGTATCCCAGGATACAAG AAAAGGTCCAAATGGAGATCGATTGCGTCCTGAATGGCAGACCGCCCGCTCTTGAAGACAAGCAGAGGATGCCGTATGTGGAGGCAGTGCTGCATGAAGTCCTGCGTCTTTGCAATGTCGTCCCACTGGGCATCTTTCGTGCTACGTCTCAAGACGCGGTGGTGCGTGGCTACACTATCCCCAGGGGCACCATGGTCATCACTAACTTGTACTCTGTGCATTTTGATGAGAAGTACTGGAGTGACCCATCCATCTTCTGCCCAGAGCGGTTCCTTGACTGTAATGGCAAGTTCGTTCGTCATGAAGCGTTTCTTCCTTTCTCAATAG GTAAGCGGCACTGTCTTGGAGAGCAGTTGGCCAGGCTGGAGATGTTCTTGTTCTTCACCACAATGCTCCAGAGGTTCCATCTCCAGTTCCCCGAAGGCTTAATTCCAAGTCTCTCTCCGAAATTAGGCATGACCCTTCAGCCTCGGCCGTACTCCATATGTGCCATCAGGAGACAGCAGTAA
- the LOC141298292 gene encoding cGMP-inhibited 3',5'-cyclic phosphodiesterase 3B-like translates to MRREKRGLSSRNSLPTPQLRRSSASSSLPPLESATSRWERTNGKRSHSELSSQSCVSNGPNSNLLTIPKQRSSSVTLSYGHTVPRRPGASPSLSPVSSPSHSPPAAPGSSLVTRSPVEFPDTADFLTKPSVNLHKPLGYMLSSPDFQQQYRGPSSAPMCTSCGRQMLKGVASGEVGEGHHTTANEMQRTRSAEAAEYGGENLIREESLEAESQEERTPDTAGEKLNSQPEEEEQTSSTEQSSSDPEGDEEFRLDSMLVEHEALMEKVNTWNFQIFELMDVTGGKTGRILSYVAYTLFQDTGLFEIFKIPAREFMTYFCALENGYRDIPYHNRVHATDVLHAVWYLTTRPIPGFQQIHNEHVTGSDTDSDSGISPGRVAYATSKSSSFSDDSYGCLAWNIPALELMALYVAAAMHDYDHPGRTNAFLVATNAPQAVLYNDRSVLENHHAASAWSLFLSQPEFNFLHSLDHVEFKRFRFLVIEAILATDLKKHFDFLAEFNSKVNDVNSPGIDWTNENDRLLVCQVCIKLADINGPAKDRSLHLKWTEGIVNEFYEQGDEEATLGLPISPFMDRSAPQLAKLQESFITHIVGPLCNSYDAAGLLPGYWMDEEGSDDEEETEDNETEDEELDEDLEPKRRKGRRRLFCSIMQHLTENHKVWKKTIEEEEKVKELETQQQQQQQQSESPSLPPSTSSSDDIQVIQEEAEEEERQ, encoded by the exons ATGAGAAGAGAGAAAAGG GGTCTGAGCAGCAGGAACAGTCTCCCTACCCCTCAGCTGAGGCGCAGTTCGGCCTCTTCCTCTCTGCCCCCACTGGAGTCTGCCACCTCACGCTGGGAGCGCACCAATGGAAAGAGATCTCACTCTGAGCTCAGCAG CCAGAGCTGTGTTTCTAATGGGCCCAATAGCAACTTGCTGACTATTCCTAAACAGAGATCCTCCTCCGTCACCCTCTCCTACGGTCACACTGTACCCAGAAGACCAG GTGCTTCTCCCAGCCTAAGTCCCGTCAGCTCCCCGAGTCACAGTCCTCCTGCTGCTCCCGGCTCCTCTCTGGTCACGCGCTCTCCAGTGGAGTTCCCCGACACCGCTGATTTCCTCACTAAGCCCAGTGTCAACCTGCACAAACCGCTGGGCTACATGCTGAGCTCACCTGATTTCCAGCAACAGTATCGAGGTCCCTCTTCGGCCCCCATGTGCACCAG ttgtgGCCGACAGATGCTGAAAGGTGTGGCCAGCGGAGAGGTGGGTGAGGGCCATCACACAACAGCCAATGAAATGCAAAGAACACGCTCAG CTGAAGCAGCAGAGTATGGTGGGGAAAACTTGATCCGAGAGGAGAGCTTGGAGGCAGAGTCACAGGAAGAGAGGACTCCAGACACAGCGGGGGAAAAACTAAATAGCCAGCCTGAGGAAGAGGAACAGACCTCGAGTACAGAGCAGTCCTCTTCGGATCCTGAG GGAGACGAAGAGTTCAGATTGGACTCTATGCTGGTGGAGCATGAGGCACTCATGGAAAAGGTCAACACCTGGAACTTCCAGATCTTCGAGCTGATGGACGTAACGGGAGGAAAGACTGGCAGGATTCTAAGCTAT GTGGCGTACACTTTGTTCCAGGACACGGGTCTGTTTGAAATCTTCAAAATCCCTGCGCGGGAATTCATGACGTACTTTTGCGCTCTGGAGAACGGCTATCGTGATATCCCCT ATCACAACCGTGTCCATGCCACTGACGTCCTTCATGCAGTGTGGTATCTTACCACCCGGCCAATCCCAGGCTTTCAGCAGATCCATAATGAGCATGTCACGGGAAGTGATACAG ATTCGGACAGTGGAATTTCCCCAGGCAGGGTGGCATATGCCACGTCCAAAAGTTCTTCATTCTCGGATGACAGTTATGGCTGTCTGGCCTGGAATATTCCTGCTCTGGAACTCATGGCACTATATGTAGCAGCTGCTATGCATGACTATGATCACCCTGGTCGCACAAATGCCTTTCTTGTAGCCACTAACGCTCCTCAG GCGGTGTTGTATAACGACCGTTCAGTTTTGGAGAACCACCATGCAGCCTCTGCCTGGAGCCTGTTTCTTTCCCAGCCAGAGTTCAACTTCCTGCACAGTTTGGATCACGTTGAGTTTAAGCGCTTTCGGTTCTTAGTCATTGAGGCCATCCTCGCAACAGATCTGAAGAAGCACTTTGACTTTCTAGCAGAGTTTAATTCCAAG gtTAATGATGTGAATAGTCCAGGCATCGACTGGACTAATGAAAATGACAGGTTGTTAGTGTGCCAAGTGTGCATTAAGCTGGCAGATATCAATGGGCCGGCCAAAGACCGCAGCCTTCACCTTAAATGGACAGAGGGTATCGTCAATGAGTTTTATGAGCAG GGTGATGAAGAAGCCACTCTAGGATTACCCATCAGTCCTTTCATGGATCGCTCAGCACCACAGTTAGCGAAGCTGCAGGAGTCTTTTATCACGCACATCGTCGGGCCTCTTTGTAACTCCTATGATGCTGCCGGCCTGCTGCCGGGATACTGGATGGATGAGGAAGGCTCCGATGATGAAGAAGAGACGGAAGATAATGAAACGGAAGATGAAGAGCTGGATGAGGATCTTGAACCAA AGAGGAGGAAGGGTCGACGCCGGTTATTCTGCAGCATCATGCAGCACTTAACAGAGAACCACAAGGTGTGGAAGAAGACCATCGAAGAAGAGGAGAAGGTCAAAGAGCTGGAgactcagcagcagcagcagcagcagcaatccgAAAGCCCCAGCCTTCCTCCGTCCACCTCCTCCTCCGACGACATCCAGGTCATTCAAGAGGAAGCCGAGGAGGAGGAACGGCAGTAG